From the Nevskia ramosa DSM 11499 genome, the window CGGATGCTTGTCGGTCAGCGACCAGGCGTGCAGATGGTGAATGCCGGTGACGCCGGGCACGGCATCAGCAAGTTCATGCGCCAGAGCGTCGGGATCGAGATCGCGCGGTGCGCCTTCGAGCAGGATGTGGGCGGATTCCTTCGTCACCCGCCAGCCGCTGCGGACGATCAGCAGCGCCACGAACGCCGACAGGATCGGATCGATCGGCACCCAGCCGGTCAGCATGATCACCACGGCGGCGGCCATTGCGGCAGCCGAGCCGAGCAGATCGCTGAGCACGTGCAGCAGCGCGCCTCTGAGGTTCAGCGAATCCTCGCCATCACGCAGGATCAGGAACGACAGCAGGTTGGCGGCGAAACCCAGTGCTGCAACGATCAGCATCGTCTCGCCGACCACCGGATGCGGCGTGATCAGGCGCTGTACCGATTCGAAGATGATCCAGACGCTCAAGCCCAGCAAGGCCAGGCCGTTGACGAACGCCGCCAGCACCTCGTGACGGGCGCGGCCGTAGGAGAACAGCGCGTCAGCCGGCCGTTTGGCGATGCGCAGCGCGATCAGCGCCAGCAGCAGCGAGGCAGAGTCGGTGAGCATGTGCACGGCGTCGGCGATCAGCGCCAGCGAGCCGGAAATCACGCCGCCAGCAACCTCGACGACCATGAACAGCGCCGTGATCACCAGCGCCCAGGTCAGCCGCGTTTCGTTGCTGCTGCCGTGATGGTGATGCCCATGCCGATGATCGTGGTCATGGCTCTTGGCCTTCGCCGGCTTGTGACTGTGCGCCGCGCCGTGATCGTGCGAGTCGTGGCCATGATCGTGCTCATGATCATGGTCATGCTGGTCGTGGCGCTGGCTCATGGTCGCTGGCTGAGTTTGCAGGCGGTCGATCAGAGATCGTCGGCGATGCGGACGACGGTGCGACCCTGCGCCTTGCCGGCCACCAGTTCCTCGGCGACCGTTGCCACTTCTTCCAGCGACACGGTCTTCGGCGCGATCAGGCTGAGCAGGCCTTCCGGCTTCCAGTCGCTGGCCAGACGTTCCCAGATCGCCAGACGCCAACTGCGCGGGCATTCCACCGAGAAGATGCCGAGCAGGCTGACGCCGCGCAGGATGAACGGGATCACCGTGGTGTTCAGCGTCGGCGCCTGGGCCAGGCCGACTGCACCGATCGAACCCCAGGGCTTCACGGTGCGGGCCAGATAGGCCAGCGTGTCGCCGCCCAGATTGTCGACGGCACCGCCCCAGCGCGCAGCTTCCAGCGGCTTGGAGCCCATATCCAGCGTGTTGCGATCGACGATTTCATCGGCGCCGAGATCACGCAGATACTTCTCCGCGCCTGGCTTGCCGGTGATCGCGGCCACGGTGAAGCCGGCGCGCTTGAACAGGCTGATGGCGATCGAGCCAACACCGCCGGTGGGGCCGGTGATGGCGATCGTGCCGAGATCCGGCCGCTGATGGTTTTCGAGCATGCGCCGCAGCGCCAGTGCGGCCGTGTAGCCGGCGGTGCCGAGCGCCATCGCTTCATGCAGGCTCAAACCGGCCGGCAGACGCACCACGGCTTCGGCTGGCACGCGGGCGTATTCGGCGAAACCGCCATCGAACTGCTCGCCGACATTGCCGCCGGTGACCACCACCTTGTCGCCCGGCTTGTAGTCCGGCACTTCGCTGGACACCACGATGCCGGACAGATCGATGCCGGCGACCTTCGGATAGCCGCGCATGATCCGGCCCTTGCCGGTCACTGCCAGGGCGTCCTTGTAGTTGATCGACGAATAGGCGACCCGGATGACGACTTGGCCGGCGCTGAGATCTGCGAGCGTGATCGCTTCGAGACGCGCCTCGGTCTTCTTGTCGACCTGATGGATGCGCAGCGCCTTGAAGGTTGCAGGTACTTCCGTGGCGG encodes:
- a CDS encoding YhdH/YhfP family quinone oxidoreductase, with translation MTSPATEVPATFKALRIHQVDKKTEARLEAITLADLSAGQVVIRVAYSSINYKDALAVTGKGRIMRGYPKVAGIDLSGIVVSSEVPDYKPGDKVVVTGGNVGEQFDGGFAEYARVPAEAVVRLPAGLSLHEAMALGTAGYTAALALRRMLENHQRPDLGTIAITGPTGGVGSIAISLFKRAGFTVAAITGKPGAEKYLRDLGADEIVDRNTLDMGSKPLEAARWGGAVDNLGGDTLAYLARTVKPWGSIGAVGLAQAPTLNTTVIPFILRGVSLLGIFSVECPRSWRLAIWERLASDWKPEGLLSLIAPKTVSLEEVATVAEELVAGKAQGRTVVRIADDL
- a CDS encoding cation diffusion facilitator family transporter, coding for MSQRHDQHDHDHEHDHGHDSHDHGAAHSHKPAKAKSHDHDHRHGHHHHGSSNETRLTWALVITALFMVVEVAGGVISGSLALIADAVHMLTDSASLLLALIALRIAKRPADALFSYGRARHEVLAAFVNGLALLGLSVWIIFESVQRLITPHPVVGETMLIVAALGFAANLLSFLILRDGEDSLNLRGALLHVLSDLLGSAAAMAAAVVIMLTGWVPIDPILSAFVALLIVRSGWRVTKESAHILLEGAPRDLDPDALAHELADAVPGVTGIHHLHAWSLTDKHPVMTLHAVLAEGTDRDAALGAILQQLKARFGDVHATVQIEQVACGERCGEPAPLKA